Below is a genomic region from Fundulus heteroclitus isolate FHET01 chromosome 5, MU-UCD_Fhet_4.1, whole genome shotgun sequence.
TCAGATCCTGCTGCACACACTCCTTAACTTTCACCAACTTATCTGATGCTGCAAAGAGGAACTAAAActcttgaaatgagtttatttgcTCGTAatctgagcagctaaataagattatctgccagtggaatgagtattttacccctaaaataagatcattggATATACGgcatttgaaataagacgatggagatgagttgttacTATTTTAAATGCTAAACTCTCTTTCAACTGGCAGAtgatttaaacttgctgctgaAAACAAGGACAAATGCTCCTCATTTCAAGAACGTATAACTTTTAGCTGCAGTGCATAAAAAGGCAGCTGTGGAGCGCAGATGGTGTAAAAGAAGCGTTTCTGCAGAGATATAAGACTCTATAAACTCAGAGCAGGTGAACGCTGCTGTGACGTCCTACCTGGAGAACACCTGGAGAACACCTGGAGAACACCTGCTGCGGACGCTGCTCTCCAGGCAGGAAGGTGCCGGGTTCTCCCCAGGTTCTCCTGCACAGACTACAGGACAGCAGGAGCGCTCACTCTGTCCATTTTCTGTTTCCACTCATCCTACACTTTTCTACAGGAGCAGACACAAATGTTGGAAAATGATCCGTGCGCTCAGAAAGATTTGATGTTTAGGAGCCTGGCTGTAATTTAGGCTGATTAGTTATGGTCAGGTGAGTAGGTGAGGTGTGGTGTGGCGTGTTGGACGGTCAGTCTGAGGAACACGGCGGCTCAGATGGAGGCTGAAGCTTCAGCTTTCTGCTTCAGTCTGCAGCGCCTCCAGAAATGTCTTAATGAGCGAGGAGGCTGACGAGCAGCGAGCTGAAGGTGCTTCCTCTCCCCAGGTGACCCTGCTGAGGAACTACAGGCGGAGCCAGGTGAAGACGGACTGGCTGACGGGGCGCTACAGCCGAGTGGCGTCCGCCGACGAGCTGCTGGGCAGGAAGATGGCGGCGCTGGACGCAGAGACGTGGGGAGAGATCCTGCAGGCCGAGCTCGACAGATGATGCTACCTTCTCTGATTATGACCCTAATATATGTTTTATACGCTCACCTCACTTTAATGCAACACAAACCACTGTACatagaattttaaaatgtttttctgagaAAACTAATCATGGAGATGAATCGGTTTGATGTAAATACAGCTGAGCTGGAATTAAAGCGGTTTGTCTCTGTTCCTGTGGCTTCGGGTCGgtttctgctctggttctgaagcTCCACCACTGATGGAGGATGTGGGTGGAGCTTCCTGGTCTTTGTCCCAACGCATGTCCTCTAGTGGACCAGATAAAGTCCAAATGAGTCGGGTCATCTGGACTGAACCGTGTTCACCGGTGCTTCATGTTTGTGAGGGAGATGGTCCACCTGAGCGTCTGTAGCGCCTCCAGAGGCTCTGGGACTGAACCTGTCAGCAGGATGGGGAGGAGGTCCAGTTCCATCTCTGACTGCAGAACACCTGGAGATCCTGTTTGTTCTCAGAGGAAATGTTCTCTGAGGTTCTGTGTCTCAGCGATGGACCACAAACTGACGACTCAGCAGGTCCAGTTCAGTTTGGACTCATCTCAGTTAATGTTACTGTGGAGAGGCAGAAGGGGACCGAGCCAAggagaaccatcagaaccatcagaacggACCGAGTTCTGCcccaccggaccggaccgggccGGActctccttcctccttccaGGTTAACCTgagagaaaagaggaagaggagcgaTGAATAATGCAGGTTCACAGTATTTAGGTCCAGTTTATGGTTTGAAAGTATTAAAGCAGCTTAAAGCCTAAATGGGTTTgttaaaaaccataaaaatcAAGATATTGTTGCGTAGTTAGAATCCCTCATTAACACGTTAAACTGAACAGTTTAGgagtttaaatgaataaaaggaTCAACAAACTGGGACCCTCCAGTCTGTAGCGGTCATCTCTGGGAGGAAGTGACGTCACCAGGGGAACAGCGGGGCCGGGTTCCGCTCTTATTGTGAAAGGCTTCACCGGAAGCCGCGTCCCTCCTCAGCATCCTCTCCTCCGGCTCGCTGCGCCCCGCACACCCCGCACGCCCCGCAGGCCCCGCAGGCAGAGCCGCTCCCCGGCATCATGGACGACGTGCCGCCGATCATCAGCATCCAGATCGCGCTGCGGATCCAGCCCAACGACGGAGCCGTCTTCTTCAAGGTGGACGGAAGCCGCTTCGGCCAGAGCCGGACCATCAAGCTGCTGACGGGCTCCAAGTACAAGATCGAGGTGGAGGTGAAGCCCGGAACCGTGGAGGCCACGTAAGGAGACCCCGTGTTGTCTGTGTGGACGTCCGCAGTGCGCATGTGTGTCGGTGTCCCCAGGTgttgagaggacaggtgagaggaggGATGCCCTGCCAGGTCTgcggcctcctcctcctcctcctcctcctcctcctcctcctcctcttcctcctgctgctgcataAATCATGCAGGATCAGGtttatctgcagctcctctatgCAGCAGCAGCCTGAGGGGAGAGTCTACCTGCAGACAGGTGTATGGACTCAGCAAACCTCCCAGAATCACTGAAGCAGAACCGGCCCGTCTATCGGTTCTGGGTCTGATCGTAATCTCTGGGCTCCCAATGTTCCTCCTCTGCTGGAGGATCCCTCCAGAAACACTCCTGCGTGTTTCAGGGGAAACTTCCAGGAAATGAACCAATGTGGCGTTTAAACTAAACGAGCTCGTTAGCTGCCACACCTCAGCTTCTCTACCTGCACAGGTAACTGACCTCAGGTCACCTGCACAGCTGCTCATGTTCCTCCAGCTctctgggttcctcctgaggaacATCTGTAGTTCTGACCAGATGTTCTGGGTGTTGGGGTGGTGAGATGATCCAAATGATCTGAATTTATCGTTTATTTCTTCTCTAATAttcaacatcagaaaacatccaTGTTTTCTCACAACtatgtgaaattaatctcaCATTTTTAGCTCATTTTGTGGAAATCTGCTCCTCTGTGGCTACTAATGTATGCTCTTTAATCGTTGGCTGTAATTTTTTAATTACCAGAATAAAGTTAGAATATTACGCGTACGAGAATATGAGAATAAACACAGGGGGACACAGAGTTCTCATAAAACGACTTAAATATTCTCATAATTATAGGACTTTATTTTCCCCTGGCTGATAAGTTGGGGGACTGAGTTCTATGCGGACAGGAAGCGCTGAGATGAAGCAGGCGATGAATcgaccctcctcttcctcacagGAACATGAACATCGGAGGAATCGTCTTCCCTCTGGAGCAGCAGTCCAGAGACGAGGACTCGGTGGTTTATAACGGCCAGTACGACACGGAGGGCGTCCCCCACACCAAGAGCGGAGACCGCCAGCCCGTCCAAGTCAGCATCGAGGTGAGAGGAGGCCCGGATAATGACCCGCAAGAAGGTCGAGCAGAACCTGGAGGTTCCTCTGAGCTTAGATCGCTTCCTGAGGAACTCCTTCTGATCTGATGTGGATCAGCAGAGATGATCCACATCAGATGTTTCAGTTTATTCACATAGTTTATCCTCACGGTTTGGTTCAGTTCAATTTCAgctcagttcagttcattcCACTGCACTCcaattcagttcatttcaaaTCAGTTCATTTCAAATCAGTTCATTCCACTGCAGtccaattcagttcagttcaattcagatCATTCcaattcagttcatttcaaatcagtttattcAGTCTagttaattcagttcagttcatttccATTAAGTCCAATctagttcagttcagtctggTTCCTTTCAGCACTCGTGCAGCTGGAGGTGAAGCTGAGCAGCAGAAGTTCTGATGTTGGTTGTGGTCTTGGTTCCGGTCCTGGTTCTGATCTTGGTTCCGGTGTTGCTGACGggttctctgtctctctgcagTTCACCAAGGCCGGCACCTTTGAGACGGTCTGGCAGGCCAagtactacaactactacaagAGGGAGCACTGCCAGTTCGGCAACAAGTTCAGCAACATCGAGTACGAGTGCAAACCCAACGAGACCCGGACCCTGATGTGGATCAACAAGGAGGTGTTCAACTGAGCCAGAACCTCGGCAGGACGTGCTGTCCACTGTTTGTCTGTCCAGAACCTGCTCTGTGTTCTGTCCTACCAGCGCCGGGCTGGAACCCGCTGTTTGCTGAGCTGGTCTTCATGTGAACTCAACCTGATGTTCCCTGAAGACCAGGATGGAGAACAGCTGCAGAACGGTGCTGTTtaaaagttctggtccagtcctCCTTCTTTCAGGTTCTCCTTCTGAGCAGCCGGGTGTTCCTGGAACCTTTTGGTTCTCCAGGTTTGGGTCAGCAGGTAACGGGCctgtccagctcctccagagatgcaGGTTCCTCCAGGGGGTTCTGGATCTGCTCAGGAGATGGAGCTCCTCCCCCTGGTTCTGAGGCAGAGCCCGGCTCCCGTACAGAACCGCCTTCCAGCTGC
It encodes:
- the cnrip1a gene encoding CB1 cannabinoid receptor-interacting protein 1a; this translates as MDDVPPIISIQIALRIQPNDGAVFFKVDGSRFGQSRTIKLLTGSKYKIEVEVKPGTVEATNMNIGGIVFPLEQQSRDEDSVVYNGQYDTEGVPHTKSGDRQPVQVSIEFTKAGTFETVWQAKYYNYYKREHCQFGNKFSNIEYECKPNETRTLMWINKEVFN